In one Rhizobium leguminosarum genomic region, the following are encoded:
- a CDS encoding GntR family transcriptional regulator gives MLREEAMDGMDEQPTLREKAYESFTRHLLARDVRPGQFVSQRRLVELTGLTLGAIRELIPRLEAEGLIKTVPQRGLQIAHIDLNLIREAFQLRVFLEKEAVALFTRSASDETVAKLLKQHRDIADAIRGGDGSHELELHAQAVDWGMHDAFIDALGNTIISNAYRVNSIKMRLISQDRFRIDGHVGPVMGEHLKVLEAIERRSAEDAVNSLVAHINGARDRALRI, from the coding sequence ATGTTACGGGAAGAGGCGATGGACGGAATGGACGAGCAGCCGACACTCCGGGAAAAGGCGTATGAAAGCTTCACGCGCCACCTTCTTGCGCGTGACGTGCGCCCCGGCCAGTTCGTTTCGCAGCGCCGCCTCGTGGAGCTGACCGGGCTGACACTTGGCGCCATCCGTGAGCTCATCCCCAGGCTCGAAGCCGAAGGGCTGATCAAGACCGTGCCGCAGCGGGGGTTGCAGATCGCTCACATCGATCTCAATCTCATCCGCGAGGCGTTCCAGCTACGGGTGTTCCTGGAGAAAGAGGCCGTGGCACTCTTCACCCGCTCTGCGTCGGACGAGACGGTCGCCAAGCTTTTGAAGCAGCATCGCGATATCGCCGACGCCATTCGAGGCGGTGATGGCTCGCACGAATTGGAACTGCACGCGCAGGCCGTCGATTGGGGCATGCATGACGCTTTTATCGATGCGCTTGGCAATACCATCATTTCGAACGCCTACCGGGTAAACTCGATCAAGATGCGCCTGATCAGTCAGGATCGTTTTCGCATCGACGGTCACGTCGGACCTGTCATGGGTGAGCACCTGAAGGTGCTCGAGGCGATCGAACGGCGATCGGCGGAGGACGCCGTCAACAGCCTTGTCGCACACATCAACGGTGCAAGGGATCGTGCGCTGAGGATATAA
- a CDS encoding ABC transporter substrate-binding protein — translation MPSFVNPTRRGFLAGTAAFGASSMLGMRSASAVVDWKRFAGTTLEVNLVKSPRSEILLKYLSEFEELTGIKVNAEATPEQQQRQKTTIELSSGKPSFDVVHMSYHVQKRQFEKGGWLADISGFLMDSSLTDPSLTESDFAEAGLTFAKDSGGVLRSLPFSVDYWIIYWNKALFEKKGLSYPTTFEELASAAETLTDPSTNTYGFVARGLKNANTPVWTSLLLGYGSSPLGPDGKLRTTSPEAVDAAKLYQKLMTKTAPPGVSGFNWAEAQSAFLQGKIGMWLDGVGFAPPIENPEKSRVVGQVGYGIMPKGPKAQAAGTFGDGLGVVAASKNKEAAYLFCQWAISHDMGARLLQAGAGVPFRQSILADAKVREGVKMPPAWLDAVAGSGKISQLALPVIIPVTEFRDIYGVGLTNMIGGADPETELKAATAQFEPVLAKSEG, via the coding sequence ATGCCATCATTTGTGAATCCGACGAGACGTGGCTTTCTGGCGGGTACGGCCGCTTTCGGGGCGAGCAGCATGCTCGGCATGCGCTCGGCATCGGCTGTCGTCGACTGGAAGCGCTTCGCCGGCACCACGCTCGAGGTCAACCTGGTCAAGAGCCCGCGCAGCGAAATACTCCTGAAGTACCTGTCCGAATTCGAGGAGCTCACCGGCATCAAGGTCAATGCCGAAGCGACGCCCGAACAACAGCAGCGTCAGAAGACGACCATCGAGCTCAGCTCCGGCAAGCCAAGCTTCGACGTCGTGCACATGAGCTATCACGTCCAGAAGAGACAGTTCGAAAAGGGCGGTTGGCTTGCCGATATCAGCGGTTTTCTCATGGATTCGTCCCTGACCGATCCGTCGCTCACGGAAAGCGATTTCGCCGAAGCCGGCCTGACCTTCGCCAAGGATTCTGGCGGCGTTCTGCGCTCGCTTCCGTTCTCGGTCGATTACTGGATCATCTACTGGAACAAGGCGCTATTCGAGAAGAAGGGGCTTTCCTATCCGACGACGTTCGAAGAACTGGCAAGCGCCGCCGAGACACTCACCGATCCGTCGACCAATACCTACGGCTTCGTCGCCCGCGGTCTGAAGAACGCCAATACGCCGGTCTGGACGTCGCTGCTGCTCGGTTATGGTTCGAGCCCGCTCGGCCCTGATGGGAAGCTTCGCACGACGTCGCCAGAGGCGGTCGATGCGGCCAAGCTTTACCAGAAACTGATGACCAAGACCGCCCCTCCCGGCGTCTCCGGCTTCAATTGGGCCGAGGCGCAGTCGGCCTTTCTGCAGGGCAAGATCGGCATGTGGCTGGACGGCGTCGGTTTTGCCCCGCCGATCGAGAATCCGGAAAAGTCGCGCGTCGTCGGCCAGGTCGGTTACGGTATCATGCCGAAAGGCCCGAAGGCACAGGCCGCAGGCACCTTCGGCGATGGCCTTGGTGTCGTTGCGGCAAGCAAGAACAAGGAAGCAGCCTACCTCTTCTGCCAATGGGCGATTTCCCATGACATGGGCGCACGCCTGCTGCAGGCCGGCGCCGGCGTACCTTTCCGCCAGTCGATCCTCGCGGATGCCAAAGTTCGCGAAGGTGTCAAGATGCCGCCCGCCTGGCTTGATGCGGTTGCCGGTTCCGGCAAGATCTCGCAGCTCGCGCTGCCGGTGATCATTCCGGTCACCGAGTTCCGCGACATCTATGGTGTCGGTCTTACCAACATGATCGGCGGCGCCGATCCAGAGACCGAACTCAAGGCCGCAACGGCACAGTTCGAACCCGTCCTGGCGAAGAGCGAGGGATAA
- a CDS encoding carbohydrate ABC transporter permease encodes MASASIETAAAAKAASKGRSNAGRVAPNYWPFVIPALIVIAAVIVFPWVFTLWMSVNSWTLGQSQVFAGLDNYARLAVDIRFWESLWHTVLYTTLSVVAPLFLGTLAALIFDTQFPLRGLLRGIFVMPMMATPVAIALVWTMMFHPQLGVLNYLLSLIGIGPQEWIYNQTSVIPSLVLVETWQWTPLIMLIVLGGLAAVPREPYESAEIDGANVWQKFRYLTLPMIAPFLMIAVIIRSIDAVKSFDIIYAMTQGGPGTASETINIYLYNTAFAYYDIGYGSAMAVVFFVLIVLLSFVLLMLRQRANWSDGEAR; translated from the coding sequence ATGGCCTCGGCAAGCATCGAAACGGCTGCAGCAGCCAAGGCCGCCTCGAAGGGAAGGAGCAACGCGGGTCGCGTTGCTCCCAACTACTGGCCGTTCGTCATTCCGGCGCTGATCGTCATTGCGGCCGTCATCGTTTTTCCTTGGGTGTTTACCCTTTGGATGAGCGTTAACAGCTGGACGCTTGGCCAGTCTCAAGTCTTTGCAGGACTGGACAATTATGCCCGCCTGGCCGTGGACATCCGCTTCTGGGAGTCGCTCTGGCATACGGTGCTCTACACCACGCTCTCCGTGGTGGCGCCGCTTTTTCTAGGGACGCTCGCCGCGTTGATTTTCGATACGCAATTTCCGCTCCGCGGTCTTCTACGCGGCATATTCGTGATGCCGATGATGGCGACACCTGTCGCCATCGCCCTCGTCTGGACGATGATGTTCCACCCGCAGCTCGGCGTCCTCAATTATCTTCTATCCTTGATCGGCATCGGCCCGCAGGAGTGGATCTATAATCAGACCAGCGTCATCCCCTCGCTGGTGCTGGTCGAGACATGGCAATGGACTCCGCTTATCATGCTGATCGTGCTCGGCGGTCTGGCGGCAGTTCCGCGCGAGCCCTATGAAAGCGCCGAAATCGACGGAGCCAATGTCTGGCAGAAATTCCGCTATCTGACGCTGCCGATGATCGCGCCATTCCTGATGATTGCCGTGATCATCCGCAGCATCGATGCGGTGAAAAGTTTCGATATCATTTATGCCATGACCCAGGGCGGGCCGGGCACGGCGTCGGAGACGATCAATATCTATCTCTACAACACCGCTTTCGCCTATTACGATATCGGCTATGGCTCCGCCATGGCAGTGGTCTTCTTCGTCCTCATCGTCCTGCTCTCCTTCGTCCTTTTGATGCTCCGGCAGCGTGCGAACTGGTCAGACGGGGAGGCACGCTGA
- a CDS encoding carbohydrate ABC transporter permease, whose protein sequence is MKRRTLDRIGLLFVALVMISPVVLFFLWMISLSLKYEIDSGAYPPIFIPERFAWSNYLKVFEENNFFLYLWNSVVVTGAATLLALLIGVPAGYGIARLKAEKSAMVIMIARMTPGLSFLIPLFLLFQWLNLLGTLLPQIIIHLVVTVPIVVWIMIGYFETTPVELEEAASIDGATPWQIFRLVALPIAKPGIVVAFILSVIFSWNNFVFGIVLASRETRTLPVAVYNMLSFEQVSWGPLAAAALIVTLPVLILTVFAQRQIVAGLTAGAVK, encoded by the coding sequence ATGAAGCGCAGAACGCTCGATCGCATCGGACTGCTGTTTGTTGCGCTTGTGATGATATCGCCGGTCGTCCTGTTCTTCCTCTGGATGATCTCACTGTCGCTGAAATATGAAATCGACAGCGGTGCCTATCCGCCGATCTTCATTCCTGAACGTTTCGCCTGGTCGAACTATCTGAAGGTCTTCGAGGAGAACAACTTCTTCCTCTATCTGTGGAATTCGGTGGTGGTGACGGGTGCCGCAACGCTTCTGGCACTGCTTATCGGCGTGCCGGCCGGATATGGAATCGCGCGCTTGAAGGCCGAGAAGTCGGCGATGGTCATCATGATCGCGCGTATGACGCCGGGCCTTTCCTTCCTGATTCCGCTCTTCCTGCTATTCCAGTGGTTGAACCTGCTTGGCACGCTCCTGCCGCAGATCATCATCCATCTCGTCGTCACAGTGCCGATCGTCGTGTGGATCATGATCGGCTATTTCGAGACGACGCCGGTGGAACTGGAAGAGGCCGCCAGCATCGACGGTGCGACGCCGTGGCAGATTTTCCGCCTGGTCGCTTTGCCGATCGCCAAGCCCGGCATTGTCGTCGCCTTCATCCTGTCGGTCATCTTCTCCTGGAATAACTTCGTCTTCGGCATCGTGCTCGCCAGTCGCGAGACCCGCACGCTGCCGGTTGCGGTCTACAACATGCTCTCGTTCGAACAGGTCAGTTGGGGGCCGCTAGCTGCGGCGGCGTTGATCGTCACTTTGCCCGTGCTGATATTGACGGTGTTTGCGCAACGGCAGATCGTGGCGGGGTTGACGGCCGGAGCCGTCAAGTGA
- a CDS encoding carbohydrate ABC transporter permease, translating to MAKRSFKNSALPTILTYLGLAIGLVFSTFPIVWMLFSSLKSNTEIFALPPRLLPKDFTLAAYLTIFNDPVKVRFFINSYFVAGVVTCLTLVIAILTAYGFSRYSFRFKNTLNIFIISTQTVPPITLLIPYFGMVVAFRIFDTYLALILTYMVFTLPYAVLLMTGYLNTLPKELDEAVLVDGGSSWTALWRVIVPVSIPGIVATAVYTFLLAWNEFLFALTLTKSMDLRTVPIGIQLLMGQHAFEWNEMMAMSVLGSLPLLVLYLVAQRYFLAGMTAGSVKS from the coding sequence ATGGCAAAGCGTTCCTTCAAGAACTCGGCACTGCCGACCATCCTGACCTATCTCGGACTGGCGATCGGCCTGGTCTTTTCGACCTTCCCGATCGTCTGGATGTTATTCAGTTCGCTGAAATCGAATACCGAAATCTTCGCTCTTCCGCCGCGGCTTTTGCCGAAGGATTTTACTCTGGCCGCCTATCTGACGATCTTCAACGATCCGGTGAAGGTGCGGTTCTTCATCAACAGCTACTTCGTCGCCGGCGTCGTCACCTGCCTGACCCTCGTCATCGCAATCCTGACTGCGTACGGCTTCAGCCGCTATTCCTTCCGCTTCAAGAACACCTTGAACATCTTCATCATCAGCACCCAGACCGTTCCGCCCATCACCCTTCTGATCCCCTATTTCGGCATGGTGGTCGCCTTTAGGATCTTCGACACGTATCTGGCACTGATCCTCACCTATATGGTCTTCACACTGCCTTACGCAGTCCTGCTGATGACGGGCTATCTCAACACCCTGCCGAAAGAGTTGGACGAGGCCGTTCTGGTCGATGGCGGTTCGAGCTGGACGGCGCTTTGGCGCGTCATCGTGCCCGTCTCCATCCCCGGGATCGTTGCCACGGCGGTTTACACGTTTCTGCTGGCTTGGAATGAATTCCTCTTCGCACTGACGCTGACAAAATCGATGGATCTCAGAACCGTTCCGATCGGTATCCAGCTGCTGATGGGCCAGCATGCTTTCGAATGGAATGAAATGATGGCGATGAGCGTGCTCGGCTCCCTACCCCTCCTAGTGCTTTACCTGGTTGCCCAACGCTACTTCCTAGCGGGCATGACCGCCGGTTCGGTCAAAAGCTGA
- a CDS encoding carbohydrate ABC transporter permease, whose protein sequence is MNHSAPALVAAQVKAPGKRRLRYSTLRKLVPYFYVSPATLLLVLLMLFPMVMVFKYSLMDGAIMKKDAAFAGVQNYLTIFENPVFWQSVGQTMYFTIMSVVFHFIIGLAFALLLNTNRVDPLIRSILRVLFILPWLFTAVIIAIIWRLLLDPNGVVNSVLMALHIINFKVEWFSSTRTAIHALTFANIWAGYPLYMVSLLAGLQGISKELYEAAGIDGANELEKFWYITIPQLMPIIISIALLDFIWTMQVFPLVWMTTGGGPIYSTEVLSTFTYKLAFSQYEFSLASASAMIILIISMSVTYFYIKHQQRR, encoded by the coding sequence ATGAATCATTCCGCTCCGGCTCTGGTCGCTGCGCAAGTCAAAGCGCCAGGGAAAAGAAGGCTCCGTTACAGCACCTTGAGGAAGCTGGTGCCGTATTTCTACGTGTCGCCGGCCACCCTGCTGCTCGTTCTGCTGATGCTGTTCCCCATGGTAATGGTCTTCAAATATTCATTGATGGACGGCGCCATCATGAAAAAGGACGCTGCGTTCGCAGGGGTCCAGAATTACCTGACCATCTTCGAAAATCCGGTGTTCTGGCAGTCGGTCGGCCAGACGATGTATTTCACGATCATGAGCGTCGTCTTCCACTTCATCATCGGCTTGGCCTTCGCGCTGCTGTTGAACACCAATCGCGTCGATCCGCTTATCAGGAGCATCCTGCGTGTGCTCTTCATCCTGCCGTGGCTGTTCACCGCTGTGATCATCGCCATCATCTGGCGTTTGCTGCTCGATCCGAACGGCGTCGTCAACAGCGTGCTGATGGCGCTCCACATCATCAATTTCAAGGTCGAGTGGTTCTCCTCGACCCGCACCGCCATTCACGCCCTGACCTTTGCAAACATCTGGGCGGGTTATCCGCTTTATATGGTCAGCCTGCTTGCCGGTCTCCAAGGCATTTCGAAGGAGCTTTACGAGGCAGCCGGGATCGATGGCGCCAACGAACTGGAAAAATTCTGGTACATCACCATCCCGCAACTGATGCCGATCATCATCAGCATCGCGCTTCTCGATTTTATCTGGACGATGCAGGTTTTTCCGCTCGTCTGGATGACGACGGGCGGCGGTCCGATCTATTCGACGGAAGTGCTCTCCACCTTCACCTACAAGCTCGCCTTCTCCCAATATGAATTTTCGCTGGCTTCGGCGAGTGCAATGATCATCCTCATCATTTCGATGAGCGTCACCTACTTCTACATCAAACACCAGCAGCGCAGGTGA
- a CDS encoding ISAzo13 family transposase, producing the protein MIDIAAIKARFETLAPYLDERARRLLAATEARAAGRGGVTAVSAATGVARSTIGRGLTELRTADARLERRVRRPGGGRRPKIETEPGLLAALEELVQSAIRGDPEAALLWVSRSQRHLAGALAQRGFTASQKLVGRLLRKLGFSLQANKKTLEGASHPDRDTQFEHINEKIKQFQAAGQAAISVDTKKKELVGDFKNGGRELRPKGGPEPVRVHDFKIPELGKVAPYGVYDITNNSGWVNVGIDHDTAAFAVESIRRWWNVLGKSRYPGSTGLLITADCGGSNGARVRLWKRELQSFANETGLAITVAHHPPGTSKWNRIEHRLFAFITQNWRGKPLVSHEVIVQLIGATTTANGLDVQCCLDENDYPKAIKITDAEMNAINIDRDPFHGEWNYTISPTSVVSDSAIAESVADDR; encoded by the coding sequence ATGATTGATATCGCGGCGATCAAAGCTCGCTTTGAGACGCTTGCGCCTTATCTCGATGAGCGGGCACGGCGTTTGTTGGCGGCAACCGAGGCTCGCGCGGCGGGCCGGGGTGGAGTGACGGCGGTTTCGGCGGCGACCGGCGTTGCGCGCAGTACGATCGGGCGCGGTCTTACGGAGTTGCGGACCGCAGATGCACGACTGGAACGCCGGGTTCGGCGGCCGGGCGGCGGCCGCAGGCCAAAGATCGAGACTGAGCCGGGCCTCTTGGCTGCACTTGAAGAATTGGTTCAATCGGCGATCCGTGGCGACCCTGAAGCAGCATTGTTGTGGGTGAGCAGAAGCCAGCGCCACCTTGCCGGCGCATTGGCACAACGCGGCTTTACGGCCAGCCAGAAGTTGGTTGGTCGGCTGCTGCGCAAGCTTGGCTTCAGCCTCCAGGCCAACAAGAAGACCTTGGAGGGGGCGTCTCATCCTGACCGCGACACCCAGTTCGAACACATCAACGAGAAGATCAAGCAGTTCCAGGCGGCCGGCCAGGCCGCCATTTCGGTCGACACAAAGAAAAAGGAGCTGGTTGGCGATTTCAAGAACGGCGGGCGTGAGCTGCGTCCCAAAGGCGGCCCCGAACCCGTGCGCGTTCACGACTTCAAGATACCCGAACTCGGCAAGGTCGCACCTTACGGCGTCTACGACATCACCAACAACTCGGGTTGGGTGAATGTCGGCATCGATCATGACACCGCCGCCTTTGCCGTAGAGAGCATTCGACGGTGGTGGAATGTCTTGGGAAAGAGCCGCTATCCTGGTTCAACCGGTCTACTCATTACCGCCGATTGCGGTGGCAGCAACGGGGCCCGTGTGCGACTGTGGAAGCGCGAGCTTCAATCATTCGCCAATGAAACTGGGTTAGCTATCACGGTCGCTCACCACCCGCCGGGGACCAGCAAATGGAACCGCATAGAACACCGGCTATTTGCATTCATCACACAGAATTGGCGCGGCAAGCCCCTCGTCAGTCATGAGGTCATCGTTCAACTGATCGGGGCCACGACGACGGCCAACGGGCTCGACGTTCAATGTTGCCTCGACGAAAATGACTATCCCAAGGCCATCAAGATCACCGATGCTGAAATGAATGCAATCAATATTGATCGTGATCCCTTCCACGGTGAGTGGAACTACACGATTTCGCCCACCTCCGTTGTGTCCGATAGCGCTATCGCCGAGAGTGTTGCCGATGATCGATGA
- a CDS encoding Tn3 family transposase, with protein sequence MAFLDAQSRTVLFDPPDVYEEALARYALSAEDIAFARAHRRSNNRLGFAIQLALVRDLGRPLRAGEVPPQAVISVVADQLGIDAAVFALYAQREETRREHTREIVVALDLQPVRASDYRSLITAAAREAAATEQGEPITKAVIEALKERKLLVPVPELLIRLAMAGRAAARRQAYRGLIRGMEQPSIEALDQLLIDRSGDRSHLGWIAEAPEGTKLKNLKGLIARLEVLRSAAISDERRKTIHANRYGIIARDARILHAREIRRLTSERRYATLTAFVIERQAAITDLAIDMFCKLIGSTRRKAELSRTERRLKEAEILDGVALDHLKLGEALLAARESNTDLASAIAVSLGWDGLTASMAAARSVVRPDRSDEFDELIERHKSLRKLGRLMVGAFSFRSFRPDDPVLRAVDHLRALYSGRKLPAQVPFAFMTRKWRRRVRSDGVTIDLRAWEVAVLVHLRERLRAGDIWVDGSRAWRSFEDYLLPRPIFALMRAEGRLGLAIPDSFAEWRAERTATLDAKLKELARAAAANAIPDAAISDKGLSVSPIREEERDRIVALSRRLYILVPRIRITSLLAEVHSWTRFLDSFTHYRTGETANDEAALMAAILADATNAGAERMAESSRGVTIHQMMLMVDRHLRSETYATATAVLVDAQQAHPFAEVWGDGHISSSDGQFFPAGGRGEASLEYNAKYGKRPGASVYGFLSNRFASFFSRMIQASESEAPYVLDGLLHNESSVEIHEHATDTAGATETTFAMFHGFGYRLIPRIRNLGNRRLFVIDPDPAYEPLGALIAGTVNMDVIEQHWNEVLRLKASIGAGLVPPSVILKKLAASPRQNRLNQALREMGRIERSIFICDWLLDTKLRRRSHAILNKGESRHALARAVFLHQLGELRNRVAETMAYRASGLNLVVNAIILWNTVYLSRAVDYVRTQGIDIPAELLSQVAPLPWAHIALTGDYLWNEIDRPLERFRPIRANRFNPNNFAFP encoded by the coding sequence ATGGCCTTCCTCGACGCGCAGTCACGTACCGTTCTGTTCGACCCACCCGACGTTTATGAAGAGGCGCTTGCGCGCTATGCGCTGTCCGCTGAGGACATCGCTTTCGCCAGGGCGCATCGCCGATCGAATAATCGTCTGGGTTTTGCCATCCAACTCGCCCTGGTGCGTGACCTCGGTCGTCCGCTCCGCGCTGGGGAAGTTCCGCCTCAGGCGGTCATCTCCGTTGTCGCCGACCAGCTCGGCATCGACGCTGCGGTGTTCGCACTCTATGCCCAGCGGGAGGAAACCCGTCGAGAACATACGCGGGAGATTGTCGTCGCACTGGATCTCCAGCCCGTCCGGGCGAGCGATTATCGATCCCTGATCACCGCGGCGGCACGCGAGGCCGCCGCGACCGAACAAGGCGAGCCGATCACCAAGGCCGTGATCGAAGCCTTGAAGGAGAGGAAGCTGCTCGTTCCTGTGCCGGAACTGCTGATACGTCTGGCGATGGCGGGCCGGGCGGCAGCGCGACGACAGGCTTATCGCGGCTTGATCCGGGGCATGGAGCAACCGTCCATCGAGGCGCTTGATCAGCTTCTCATCGATCGGTCCGGCGATCGGAGCCATCTCGGCTGGATTGCGGAAGCGCCGGAGGGGACGAAACTGAAAAACCTCAAGGGCCTGATTGCCCGGCTTGAGGTTCTGCGTTCGGCGGCGATTTCCGATGAGCGGCGTAAAACGATCCATGCCAACCGCTATGGCATCATCGCTCGGGACGCCCGCATTCTGCATGCCCGTGAGATACGACGCCTGACATCCGAGCGCCGCTACGCCACGCTGACGGCGTTCGTCATCGAGAGGCAGGCGGCAATCACCGACCTTGCGATCGACATGTTCTGCAAACTGATCGGCAGCACACGTCGCAAGGCTGAACTGAGCCGCACAGAACGCCGGCTGAAAGAAGCCGAGATTCTTGATGGGGTGGCGCTCGATCATCTCAAGCTTGGCGAGGCGCTTCTGGCCGCCCGTGAGAGCAACACCGATCTCGCATCCGCAATTGCAGTCTCACTCGGCTGGGACGGATTGACCGCCAGCATGGCGGCAGCCAGGTCCGTCGTGCGCCCCGATCGCAGCGACGAATTCGATGAGCTCATAGAGCGGCACAAATCGCTGCGAAAGCTGGGCAGGCTCATGGTCGGCGCGTTCTCTTTCCGGTCGTTTCGTCCCGATGATCCGGTTTTGAGGGCAGTGGATCATCTGCGTGCGCTCTACAGTGGCAGGAAACTACCCGCGCAGGTGCCGTTCGCGTTCATGACCCGCAAGTGGCGGCGACGTGTGCGCTCGGACGGTGTCACCATCGACCTGCGGGCCTGGGAAGTGGCGGTGCTCGTTCACCTGCGGGAGCGCCTGCGGGCCGGCGACATATGGGTTGATGGCAGCCGGGCATGGCGCAGTTTCGAGGATTATCTTCTGCCTCGACCGATCTTCGCCCTGATGCGCGCCGAAGGGCGGCTCGGGCTTGCCATCCCTGACAGCTTTGCCGAATGGCGAGCCGAACGAACCGCCACACTCGACGCGAAACTCAAAGAGCTGGCAAGGGCGGCGGCCGCCAACGCCATTCCAGATGCGGCTATTTCCGACAAGGGTTTGTCGGTCTCCCCGATCCGCGAGGAGGAGCGTGACAGGATCGTCGCGCTCAGCCGGCGTCTTTATATCCTCGTGCCCCGGATCAGGATCACCAGCCTGCTTGCTGAGGTCCACAGCTGGACCAGGTTCCTTGACAGCTTCACACACTATCGCACCGGCGAGACGGCGAACGATGAGGCAGCACTGATGGCCGCTATCCTTGCCGACGCCACCAATGCCGGTGCTGAACGCATGGCGGAAAGCTCACGCGGCGTCACAATCCACCAGATGATGCTAATGGTGGATCGGCATCTACGATCAGAAACCTACGCCACGGCGACTGCCGTGCTGGTCGATGCGCAGCAAGCCCATCCGTTCGCCGAGGTCTGGGGCGACGGTCATATCTCCTCCTCGGACGGGCAGTTCTTTCCGGCAGGCGGGCGCGGTGAAGCCAGTCTCGAATACAATGCAAAATACGGCAAAAGACCAGGTGCCTCGGTCTATGGCTTCCTGTCCAATCGTTTCGCCTCCTTTTTCTCCCGGATGATCCAGGCGTCCGAGAGCGAAGCGCCCTACGTGCTCGACGGCCTCCTTCACAACGAGAGCTCGGTCGAAATCCATGAGCATGCAACCGATACCGCCGGCGCGACCGAAACGACATTCGCTATGTTCCACGGTTTCGGCTATAGGCTCATTCCCCGTATCCGCAATCTCGGCAATCGCAGGCTCTTCGTCATCGATCCCGACCCGGCGTACGAGCCGCTCGGGGCGCTGATCGCGGGAACCGTCAACATGGATGTCATCGAGCAGCACTGGAATGAGGTCTTGCGGTTGAAGGCATCGATCGGCGCGGGCCTGGTGCCGCCGTCCGTCATCCTCAAGAAGCTTGCCGCATCGCCTCGGCAAAACCGGCTCAATCAGGCGCTGCGTGAAATGGGCCGGATTGAACGCTCGATCTTCATCTGCGACTGGTTGCTCGACACCAAGCTCCGGCGCAGATCGCATGCCATCCTCAACAAGGGTGAAAGCCGTCACGCCCTTGCCCGGGCGGTCTTCCTCCACCAGCTTGGCGAGCTGCGCAACCGCGTGGCGGAAACCATGGCCTATCGGGCGTCAGGTCTCAACCTCGTCGTCAACGCCATTATCCTGTGGAACACCGTCTATCTCAGCCGCGCTGTCGATTATGTCCGCACCCAGGGCATTGATATTCCCGCCGAGCTGCTCTCCCAGGTCGCACCGCTTCCCTGGGCTCATATCGCACTCACCGGCGACTATCTCTGGAACGAAATTGACCGACCCCTCGAACGCTTCAGGCCGATCCGCGCTAACCGTTTCAATCCAAACAACTTCGCTTTCCCTTAG
- a CDS encoding recombinase family protein, translated as MLIGYMRVSSSDERQSVALQRDALLAAGVDQRHLHQDRASGARDDRPGLKACLAELCEGDVLVVWKLDRLGRSLSHLIRLVEDLKIRGVAFRSLTEAIDTTNSHGAFLFNLFGTLAEYERVLITERVNAGLAAARRRGRKGGRPPTIDTEKVEQILAALEAGASKASVCRTFKVPRSTLIDTLRRTGWTGPGKEDEPAPPV; from the coding sequence ATGTTGATTGGTTACATGCGGGTATCGAGCAGTGATGAGCGGCAGTCGGTTGCCTTGCAGCGCGACGCCCTGCTTGCGGCCGGGGTCGATCAGCGTCACCTGCATCAGGATCGTGCTTCGGGCGCGCGCGACGATCGGCCGGGGCTGAAGGCTTGCCTTGCAGAATTGTGCGAAGGTGACGTCCTAGTCGTTTGGAAGCTCGACCGTCTGGGCCGGTCACTCTCCCACCTGATCCGGCTCGTCGAGGATCTGAAGATACGCGGGGTCGCCTTCCGCTCGTTGACGGAAGCGATCGATACGACGAATTCGCACGGCGCATTCCTGTTCAACCTGTTTGGCACGCTTGCCGAATACGAGAGAGTGCTGATCACGGAGCGGGTCAACGCTGGTCTGGCGGCGGCACGCCGGCGCGGTCGCAAGGGCGGCAGGCCACCGACGATCGACACCGAAAAGGTCGAGCAGATTCTGGCGGCGCTGGAAGCCGGCGCCAGCAAGGCGTCGGTGTGTCGGACATTCAAGGTGCCGCGCTCGACGCTCATCGACACATTGCGGCGAACAGGATGGACCGGACCGGGCAAAGAAGATGAGCCTGCTCCCCCAGTTTGA